Proteins from a single region of Methanoculleus taiwanensis:
- a CDS encoding ATP-binding protein, translated as MTPIRIFVSSVQKEFAEERRVLFDYIRSDPLLRRFYNVFLFEDLPASGRRPDETYLAEVDRCGVYLCLLGNEYGRADTDGRSPTEREFDRATAGGKERLVFVKGNDDSVRDPRVLALLRNVDSQLIRRRFGSVPELTVEVYASLVEHLDRTGALRTRPFDASACADATLDAISQEKVGEFLSRAQQSRGYALSPNTPVRKALAHLNLLDGSLPNNAAVLLFGKQPQRFLASSEVKCLHFHGTVVGKPIPSYQIYKGTVFELVDQSLDFVLSKIARSIGTRAEGPTAPATYEVPPEAVGEAIVNAVAHRDYASNASVQVMLFSDRLEVWNPGQLPPSLSPEALRVPHPSIPRNPLIAEPLFLTRYIDKAGTGTLDMIEQCIQAGLPPPEFRQNGEQFVQVLWRPGRDRVIRAKTGDQVGTKLGLSGDQVEVLRACMAETPISELMDIAGRTNRTKFRNAILKPLMQAGLIEMTIPDRPRSGNQKYRVTERGRALLAGRDTP; from the coding sequence ATGACCCCCATTCGCATCTTCGTCAGCAGCGTGCAGAAGGAGTTCGCTGAGGAGCGGCGGGTGCTATTCGATTACATCAGGAGCGACCCTCTGCTGCGTCGTTTTTACAATGTATTCCTCTTCGAAGACCTGCCGGCTTCCGGGCGCCGGCCGGATGAGACCTATCTGGCAGAGGTAGACCGCTGTGGCGTCTACCTTTGTCTGCTTGGTAACGAGTACGGCCGTGCGGATACCGACGGTCGCTCGCCCACCGAACGGGAGTTTGATCGCGCCACTGCCGGAGGTAAGGAGCGCCTGGTCTTCGTTAAAGGCAATGACGACTCAGTGCGCGATCCGAGGGTGCTTGCTCTTCTCCGCAATGTTGACAGCCAGCTCATCCGCCGTCGTTTCGGCAGCGTCCCGGAGTTGACTGTGGAGGTTTATGCCAGCCTTGTCGAACACCTGGACCGCACCGGCGCACTGCGAACCCGCCCATTTGATGCCTCCGCATGTGCCGATGCTACGCTCGATGCTATCTCGCAGGAGAAGGTCGGGGAGTTTCTTTCCCGTGCTCAGCAAAGTCGAGGGTATGCCCTCAGCCCCAATACCCCGGTGCGCAAAGCGCTGGCGCACCTTAACCTGCTTGATGGGAGTCTCCCCAACAACGCGGCTGTGCTCCTATTCGGTAAACAGCCTCAGCGTTTCCTCGCCAGCTCCGAGGTCAAGTGCCTTCACTTCCACGGAACCGTTGTGGGCAAACCCATTCCCTCCTACCAGATTTACAAGGGCACTGTCTTTGAACTGGTCGATCAGTCGCTTGACTTCGTCCTCTCCAAGATTGCCCGTTCTATCGGCACCCGAGCCGAGGGGCCTACGGCCCCGGCGACATACGAGGTCCCTCCAGAAGCTGTGGGCGAGGCTATCGTCAATGCTGTTGCGCACCGCGACTATGCTTCAAATGCCTCGGTTCAGGTCATGCTCTTTTCCGACCGATTGGAGGTGTGGAATCCCGGTCAACTGCCGCCGTCCCTTTCGCCCGAGGCGCTCCGTGTCCCGCATCCCTCTATCCCGCGCAACCCTCTCATTGCAGAACCGCTCTTCCTGACTCGTTATATTGATAAAGCCGGCACCGGAACCCTTGATATGATCGAGCAGTGTATCCAGGCCGGCCTGCCGCCGCCGGAATTCCGGCAGAATGGCGAGCAGTTCGTCCAGGTTCTATGGCGCCCCGGGCGAGACCGGGTAATACGTGCTAAAACAGGGGACCAGGTGGGGACCAAGTTGGGACTAAGCGGGGACCAAGTCGAAGTGCTGCGCGCCTGTATGGCAGAGACACCCATCTCTGAACTTATGGATATTGCAGGGAGGACGAACCGCACCAAATTCAGGAACGCCATACTGAAGCCACTGATGCAGGCGGGGTTGATCGAGATGACCATCCCGGACAGGCCCCGGAGCGGCAACCAGAAGTATCGGGTCACTGAGAGGGGGCGTGCCCTGCTTGCCGGGAGGGATACGCCGTGA
- a CDS encoding Fic family protein translates to MLLEGEPKSKAELSRELGQKEISGQQSKVVRQLLADQLIEYTIPEKPSSRFQKYRLTGKGRATLAKPGSEGDMP, encoded by the coding sequence CTGCTCCTCGAGGGCGAGCCGAAGTCCAAAGCAGAGCTCTCCAGGGAACTCGGACAGAAAGAGATCTCGGGCCAGCAGAGCAAGGTCGTCCGCCAGCTCCTGGCTGATCAGCTGATCGAGTATACCATCCCCGAAAAACCGAGTAGCCGGTTCCAGAAGTACCGCCTCACCGGGAAAGGCCGGGCAACGCTCGCGAAACCCGGTTCTGAGGGAGACATGCCGTGA
- a CDS encoding DUF1016 N-terminal domain-containing protein, translated as MRVREAQVRAALSVNRELIQLYWQIGREIVQRQQEEGWGAKVIDRLSADLRREFPDIMGFSPRDLKYMSAFARAYPDEAIVQEVLAHITWYHTVTLLDKVKDPVQREWYIRKTIANGWSRNVLVHQIESGLYEREGRAVTTFSATLPPEQSDLAIQTIKDPYVPDFLEMGEAVRERGLIDHIREFLLDLGVGQNLRG; from the coding sequence GTGCGGGTTCGCGAAGCTCAGGTCCGGGCTGCCCTCTCGGTGAACCGGGAACTGATCCAGCTCTACTGGCAGATTGGGCGGGAGATCGTACAGCGGCAGCAGGAAGAGGGCTGGGGAGCGAAGGTGATCGACCGGCTCTCAGCGGATCTGCGGCGGGAGTTTCCGGATATAATGGGCTTCTCTCCCCGGGACCTCAAGTACATGAGCGCATTCGCACGGGCATATCCGGACGAGGCAATTGTGCAGGAGGTGCTTGCACACATTACCTGGTACCACACGGTCACGCTGCTCGACAAGGTGAAGGATCCGGTGCAGCGGGAGTGGTACATCCGCAAAACCATCGCGAACGGCTGGTCGCGGAACGTGCTCGTGCACCAGATCGAGAGCGGCCTCTACGAACGCGAAGGACGGGCAGTCACCACCTTTTCGGCGACGCTGCCGCCGGAGCAGTCCGATCTCGCCATCCAGACGATAAAAGATCCGTATGTCCCTGACTTTCTCGAGATGGGAGAGGCGGTGCGGGAGCGGGGTCTGATCGACCACATCCGCGAGTTTCTCCTGGATCTCGGGGTGGGGCAGAACCTTCGGGGTTAA
- a CDS encoding chloride channel protein: protein MPDMTGTAGDPAELPVCPAGGADPKLTQIIFIALVAIAFTAGYITLYATLINAIWFRNEAVTANRWLIPVGVMTFSLLVGLCRKYLHAPTVMEGGFIESMKGGGHKVDYRTFPGALASSLFSLLAGVSVGPEGGIVILVGDVTAFLQEKLRIARESAETSFGVNVAALASAFNGIVGSPLFTGVFATEFQVGGNRNALKFLTWNLLAGCIGFLFYLLIGLPSFARSIAFTPIGELHFVYVLYAIALGIVGSLLAVFAGIAMQATASVMERVFNDRIFAPILAAGAITSIVGYFIPNLLFSGENQIHAIIADPAAIGAGMLLAMAVLKILLLALAFRSGYIGGPLFPILFSATMLGLATNLIVPGVPVSICILCIEAAALALAMGAPLTAILLVAVVGTADTTMLLLLTISSVTAMVLATGLKRRRAVPD, encoded by the coding sequence ATGCCGGATATGACCGGGACAGCAGGCGATCCGGCAGAACTGCCGGTATGCCCGGCCGGCGGGGCGGATCCGAAGCTTACGCAGATCATCTTCATTGCACTCGTCGCCATCGCCTTTACCGCCGGGTACATCACCCTCTATGCAACCCTGATCAACGCCATCTGGTTCAGGAACGAGGCTGTAACCGCCAACCGCTGGCTGATCCCGGTCGGGGTGATGACGTTTTCGCTGCTGGTCGGTCTCTGCCGGAAGTACCTGCACGCCCCGACCGTGATGGAGGGCGGGTTCATCGAGTCGATGAAGGGCGGCGGGCATAAGGTCGACTACAGGACGTTCCCCGGCGCCCTCGCCTCGTCGCTCTTCTCGCTCCTCGCCGGGGTGAGCGTCGGGCCGGAGGGGGGGATCGTCATCCTCGTCGGCGACGTCACCGCCTTCCTGCAGGAGAAACTCCGGATTGCACGCGAATCCGCCGAGACCTCGTTCGGGGTCAACGTCGCCGCCCTCGCCTCGGCCTTCAACGGCATCGTCGGCAGCCCGCTCTTCACGGGGGTCTTTGCAACGGAGTTCCAGGTGGGCGGCAACCGAAACGCCCTGAAGTTCCTGACCTGGAACCTGCTCGCAGGGTGCATCGGCTTTCTCTTCTACCTGCTCATCGGGCTGCCCTCGTTCGCCCGGAGCATCGCTTTCACGCCGATCGGCGAGTTGCACTTCGTCTACGTTCTGTACGCGATCGCCCTCGGCATCGTCGGGTCGCTGCTCGCGGTCTTTGCCGGCATCGCCATGCAGGCGACCGCGAGCGTCATGGAGCGGGTCTTTAACGACCGCATCTTCGCTCCCATCCTTGCAGCAGGAGCCATCACCTCGATCGTCGGCTACTTCATCCCGAACCTTCTCTTCTCGGGCGAAAACCAGATCCATGCGATCATCGCCGATCCGGCCGCGATCGGCGCCGGAATGCTCCTTGCCATGGCCGTTCTCAAGATCCTCCTGCTCGCGCTCGCGTTCCGGAGCGGCTACATTGGCGGCCCTCTCTTCCCCATCCTCTTCTCCGCAACGATGCTCGGGCTTGCCACGAACCTGATCGTTCCGGGCGTGCCGGTCTCGATCTGCATCCTCTGCATCGAGGCCGCCGCCCTCGCCCTCGCCATGGGAGCGCCCCTGACCGCCATTCTCCTGGTCGCGGTCGTGGGCACGGCCGACACCACCATGCTCCTGCTCCTGACCATCTCCTCCGTCACAGCCATGGTTCTGGCAACGGGCCTGAAGCGGAGAAGAGCGGTGCCGGACTGA
- a CDS encoding PAS domain S-box protein: MPAPPETTQNHSTPTRQDKTVRDLSAKVEELQTEIDSLRRENAELRRADGEHGELEEAQRSERHESDRAEQALWASEKQLRALIAASAQVLYRMSPDWREVQELQGGEFLADTIEPNRNWLQEYIHPDDQPWVCEVIRRAIQTGTVFKLEHRVLRADGTLGWTAFRAVPVHNADGEIVEWFGAARDITERKRAEEDLIISERNLAASQAIAHVGSYSWDLEKNLLTWSDELYRILGLAPQEILPTSDTYTACIHPDDRDEAIRKIRSAVDDGFPEFNEHRIVRPDGTVRFVQVRSRVCREERGKPKLIQGVVQDITERKQTEEALRESEKKLQTLFQLLPVGISVLDEHRKVLDVNPILGDILDLSCDELLHGAYENRRYIRPDGTEMPAAEFPSSRVITEQTAIRNVDIGVEKEDGSTIWTNVSAVPLPFSDWRMLLTTSNITERKRTEEALRRRTDDLVRRSRELEATRDEANMYLDIMTHDVRNANNVSSIYADLLVELLAGDQWLYARRLRDAVQRSSEILQNVATIRRLQTETGRLVPVNLDAVIREEIGNFPGASIRYQDSQVEVPADNLLPVIFTNLIGNAVKFGEPDVEITIRVVEQDEGVLVSVEDTGPGVPDEIKERLFHRFERGRAHGRGEGLGLYICRTLVTRYGGKVWVEDRVAGRPEEGAAFKFTLPVADCSRLRGTGSRAERS; encoded by the coding sequence ATGCCAGCGCCTCCAGAAACCACACAGAATCATTCCACCCCTACCAGACAGGACAAAACGGTACGGGATCTCTCTGCAAAAGTCGAAGAGCTTCAAACCGAGATTGATTCCCTTCGGCGGGAGAATGCAGAACTCAGACGGGCTGATGGTGAACACGGGGAGCTGGAGGAGGCACAGCGAAGTGAGCGCCACGAGAGTGATCGGGCAGAGCAGGCACTGTGGGCGAGCGAAAAACAACTCCGCGCCCTGATCGCCGCCAGTGCCCAGGTACTCTACCGCATGAGTCCGGACTGGAGAGAGGTGCAGGAGCTGCAGGGCGGAGAGTTCCTGGCGGATACCATAGAACCGAACCGTAACTGGTTGCAGGAGTACATCCACCCCGATGACCAGCCATGGGTCTGCGAGGTGATTCGCAGAGCCATCCAGACCGGGACCGTCTTCAAACTGGAGCACCGGGTCCTGCGTGCCGATGGGACACTCGGGTGGACGGCTTTTCGAGCCGTTCCGGTGCACAACGCGGACGGAGAGATCGTGGAATGGTTCGGGGCGGCACGCGATATCACCGAGCGGAAACGGGCCGAGGAGGACTTGATTATCAGCGAAAGAAATCTTGCAGCCTCCCAGGCAATCGCGCATGTCGGGAGTTACTCCTGGGATCTCGAAAAGAATCTGCTGACATGGTCCGATGAGTTATATCGGATTTTGGGGCTGGCTCCGCAGGAAATCCTGCCTACCTCCGATACGTATACGGCCTGCATCCATCCTGACGATCGGGACGAGGCGATCCGAAAAATACGGAGCGCAGTCGATGATGGATTCCCCGAGTTCAATGAGCATCGCATCGTGCGACCCGACGGCACCGTGAGATTCGTGCAGGTCAGGAGCAGGGTATGTCGCGAAGAACGTGGCAAACCGAAACTGATTCAGGGCGTCGTTCAGGATATCACCGAGCGGAAACAGACGGAAGAAGCCCTCCGGGAGAGCGAGAAGAAACTCCAGACCCTCTTTCAGCTCCTGCCTGTCGGCATCTCGGTCCTCGACGAACACAGGAAGGTACTGGACGTTAATCCCATTCTGGGAGATATCCTCGATCTCTCGTGTGATGAACTCCTGCACGGAGCCTACGAAAATCGTCGATACATCCGGCCTGACGGAACCGAGATGCCGGCGGCGGAATTCCCCAGCAGCCGTGTAATCACGGAGCAGACCGCGATCAGAAATGTCGATATCGGCGTCGAGAAAGAGGACGGCAGCACTATCTGGACGAACGTGAGTGCGGTACCGCTCCCGTTTTCAGACTGGCGCATGCTGTTGACCACATCGAATATTACCGAGCGCAAACGGACGGAAGAGGCGCTGCGCCGCCGCACCGACGACCTCGTCCGGCGGAGCCGGGAACTCGAAGCGACACGCGACGAGGCGAACATGTACCTCGACATCATGACCCACGACGTCCGAAACGCGAACAATGTCTCGAGCATATACGCCGATCTGCTGGTCGAACTGCTTGCGGGCGACCAGTGGCTCTACGCCCGTAGACTGCGTGATGCCGTCCAGCGAAGCAGTGAGATTCTCCAGAACGTCGCCACCATCCGGCGGCTTCAGACGGAAACCGGCCGTCTGGTGCCGGTGAATCTCGATGCGGTCATCAGGGAGGAGATCGGCAATTTCCCCGGAGCGTCGATCCGGTATCAGGACTCGCAGGTCGAGGTGCCGGCCGACAATCTGCTGCCGGTGATCTTTACGAACCTGATAGGGAACGCGGTCAAGTTCGGCGAACCAGACGTGGAGATTACGATCCGTGTCGTGGAGCAGGACGAGGGGGTGCTGGTCTCTGTGGAAGATACCGGGCCGGGCGTGCCGGATGAGATAAAAGAGCGGCTCTTCCATCGGTTTGAACGGGGCAGAGCGCATGGCAGAGGCGAAGGGCTCGGGCTCTACATCTGCCGGACGCTTGTTACGCGCTACGGCGGAAAGGTATGGGTCGAAGACCGGGTGGCAGGCCGTCCTGAAGAAGGGGCGGCGTTCAAGTTTACGCTCCCGGTGGCAGATTGCAGCAGACTGAGGGGCACCGGATCCAGAGCGGAACGGTCGTGA
- a CDS encoding APC family permease, which produces MKTDERQSIGLLEAVAIGIGGMVGGGIFAVLGLAVALAEGGTPVAFAIAGAVALITAYSYARLSVAYPSQGGTITFLNKAFGTGLFTGSLNMLLWISYVVMLSLYAYAFGSYGSTFFPEAARPVWQHILISASVLAIAALNAFGAKIIGRAEDLIVGLKLAILLLFIALGIRGIDTAYLEPAAWSPLAELVAGGMIIFVAYEGFELIANTAEDIRDSRKNLPRAYAVAVTFVIVLYIAIAIVTVGTLPVDQIVAARDYALAEAAKPFMGQAGFALIALAAMLSTTSAINATLYGASRISYIIAKDGELPAFLEKKIWNRPLEGLLITTGATLLIANLLDLSSISAMGSTGFLLIFAAVNLANVRLAAKTASNRFIPMLGFAGCIGAFIAILWYVVRNKPGQVGVLAGMLGLAIAIEWIYRTTRPERRARLI; this is translated from the coding sequence ATGAAGACCGATGAAAGACAGAGTATCGGCCTCCTCGAGGCTGTCGCGATCGGGATCGGCGGCATGGTCGGCGGCGGGATCTTCGCGGTTCTCGGCCTCGCAGTTGCCCTCGCGGAAGGCGGCACCCCGGTTGCCTTCGCCATTGCCGGGGCAGTCGCCCTGATCACCGCCTACTCCTATGCACGCCTCTCGGTGGCCTATCCGAGCCAGGGCGGGACCATCACGTTCCTCAATAAAGCGTTCGGCACCGGCCTTTTTACCGGGAGCCTCAACATGCTACTCTGGATCAGTTACGTCGTCATGCTCTCGCTCTACGCCTACGCCTTCGGGAGTTACGGTTCCACCTTCTTTCCAGAGGCCGCTCGGCCGGTCTGGCAGCACATTCTGATCTCGGCGAGCGTGCTTGCCATCGCCGCCCTCAATGCCTTCGGTGCAAAGATCATCGGCCGGGCGGAGGACCTGATCGTCGGGCTGAAACTCGCCATCCTGCTCCTCTTCATTGCTCTCGGCATCCGGGGGATCGATACCGCGTACCTGGAGCCTGCAGCCTGGTCACCGCTCGCCGAACTGGTCGCGGGCGGGATGATCATCTTCGTGGCCTACGAAGGGTTCGAGCTGATCGCAAACACTGCAGAAGACATCAGAGATTCCCGCAAAAATCTTCCGAGGGCGTACGCTGTGGCGGTCACCTTCGTCATCGTCCTATACATCGCGATTGCGATCGTGACGGTGGGGACGCTTCCGGTCGACCAGATCGTCGCCGCCCGCGACTACGCCCTCGCCGAAGCGGCAAAACCGTTCATGGGTCAGGCGGGGTTCGCCCTCATCGCCCTCGCCGCCATGCTCTCGACGACGTCGGCGATCAATGCGACCCTCTACGGCGCCTCCCGGATCAGTTACATCATCGCAAAGGACGGTGAACTGCCGGCGTTCCTCGAGAAGAAGATCTGGAACCGGCCGCTCGAAGGGTTGCTCATCACCACCGGAGCAACCCTGCTGATTGCCAACCTCCTCGACCTCTCAAGCATCTCCGCCATGGGCAGCACCGGTTTTCTCCTGATCTTCGCTGCCGTAAACCTGGCGAACGTCCGGCTGGCAGCGAAGACGGCGAGCAACCGGTTTATCCCGATGCTGGGATTCGCCGGGTGCATCGGGGCGTTTATTGCTATCCTCTGGTACGTTGTCCGGAACAAACCCGGCCAGGTGGGGGTGCTTGCCGGGATGCTCGGTCTTGCGATCGCAATCGAGTGGATCTACCGGACTACCCGGCCGGAGCGGCGGGCCAGACTTATCTGA
- a CDS encoding APC family permease has product MQNGARRTGGLSLYAAIAFAVGNMVGAGVFVLSGLVVNIAGPAAVFSYLLCGLLVVFSGLSYAALASIYPEDGGGYLYARRILGAYPGFLAGWAMYISVTIATAFVLLGFGIYANLLTGANLDPRYGAVAALVLLTALNLRGVSEAGKAEVALVAAKVAILVGLILVGLVHIRITDFTPLLPGGVGGMLQGVTMVFFAYIGFQVVAMMGGEVKGSSKSVPLATLASIGIVAAIYTGVIVALLAARLPTYGSESVFDAAVVLFGSVGGTIVALGALFSTLSSANANIIGASRIILEMASEKQIPGRFARLRKDQPINSILLGAGLALLLILIGNLSFIVELTNVTILVTMALVNISALILVRQEALLPPEKSYFAVPLGVLFPLLGAASCVAMLLTLALPIVLLGIGVLLAGSALFVLEDTPEGERIVREIRLLLRRPGDMETVD; this is encoded by the coding sequence ATGCAGAACGGTGCACGGCGGACCGGGGGCCTGAGCCTGTACGCCGCCATCGCGTTCGCAGTCGGGAATATGGTGGGTGCCGGGGTCTTCGTCCTGAGCGGCCTCGTCGTGAATATCGCCGGCCCCGCGGCGGTCTTCTCCTACCTCCTCTGCGGCCTCCTCGTCGTCTTCTCGGGCCTCTCCTATGCGGCGCTCGCCAGCATCTATCCCGAAGACGGAGGCGGATACCTCTACGCCCGGCGCATCCTCGGAGCCTATCCCGGATTCCTTGCGGGGTGGGCGATGTACATCAGCGTCACCATCGCCACTGCCTTTGTGCTCCTCGGGTTCGGGATCTACGCAAACCTCCTGACCGGGGCGAACCTCGACCCGCGGTACGGGGCCGTCGCCGCCCTGGTGCTGCTCACGGCGCTCAATCTCAGGGGGGTCTCGGAAGCCGGGAAGGCCGAAGTGGCCCTCGTCGCCGCGAAGGTGGCAATCCTCGTCGGCCTGATACTGGTCGGGCTCGTCCATATCCGGATCACCGATTTCACGCCGCTTCTCCCGGGGGGCGTGGGCGGCATGCTGCAGGGGGTGACGATGGTCTTCTTCGCCTACATCGGCTTTCAGGTCGTGGCCATGATGGGCGGGGAGGTGAAGGGCTCCTCGAAGAGCGTGCCGCTTGCCACCCTCGCCTCCATCGGCATCGTGGCAGCAATCTATACGGGGGTCATCGTTGCGCTGCTCGCAGCACGGCTCCCTACGTACGGGAGCGAGAGCGTCTTCGACGCAGCGGTCGTCCTCTTCGGGTCCGTCGGGGGAACCATCGTCGCACTGGGGGCACTCTTCTCGACGCTCTCGTCGGCGAATGCCAATATCATCGGTGCTTCGCGGATCATCCTGGAGATGGCGAGCGAAAAACAGATCCCGGGACGGTTTGCCCGGCTCAGGAAGGATCAGCCGATCAACTCCATCCTGCTCGGGGCCGGGCTTGCGCTCCTCCTCATTCTGATCGGGAACCTCTCGTTCATCGTCGAGCTCACCAATGTCACGATCCTCGTCACCATGGCGCTCGTGAACATAAGTGCTCTCATTCTGGTGAGGCAGGAGGCGCTTCTTCCCCCGGAGAAGAGCTATTTTGCCGTTCCGCTCGGGGTACTGTTCCCGCTGCTGGGCGCCGCATCCTGCGTGGCGATGCTCCTCACCCTCGCACTGCCGATCGTCCTGCTCGGCATCGGCGTCCTGTTAGCGGGCTCCGCCCTCTTCGTCCTCGAGGATACCCCGGAAGGAGAGAGGATTGTCCGGGAGATACGCCTTCTGCTTCGCCGGCCCGGAGACATGGAAACCGTGGATTAA